The nucleotide sequence GTTATGAAACAGGCACCCGGCTATAACAAACTGATGGAATGGACGGTTGGTCCTGACCACGAACAAGTTCCCATTATGCCAACTCCGGCAGCCGTGGGAAATATTATGCAGGCAATTGCTAAAGATGAAAATATTGAGGTTGTGGGTGTTGATATCGGTGGCGCTACAACTGATGTCTTCAGTGTTTTTACCAAGGATTTTATTTTTAACCGCACAGTTAGTGCCAATTTGGGTTTAAGTTACAGTATTTCCAATGTGCTGGCTTCTGCGGGACTGGAAAATATTATGCGCTGGGTGCCTTTTGATATTGATGAAAGCGAACTGCGCAATATGATTAAAAACAAGATGATTCGTCCTACTACGATTCCTTCCCTGTTAGAAGAACTTGTTCTGGAACAGGCAATTGCCAAAGAAGCATTGCGTTTGGCTTTTGAACAGCATAAATCCTTTGCCAGCTCTTTAAAAGGAATGCAAAAACAGCGCGATATTTCGGAGGCATTTTCTCAATCCGTTTCCGGCGAAACAATTGTGAATATGATGACGCTTAACCTCCTGGTTGGCAGTGGAGGTGTTCTTTCCCATGCTCCCCGCCGAAACCAAACTGTTCTAATGTTAATTGATGCTTTTCTCCCCGAAGGCATTACCCGTCTTTCCGTAGATAGCATTTTTATGATGCCGCATTTGGGTGTGCTTTCTGAAATTAGTGCTAAAGCAGCTACTGAGGTTTTCCGTAAGGATTGTATGGTATATTTGGGAACCTGTGTAGCCCCCGTTGGTAAATGCAAGATTGGTAAACCGGCTCTTTATGCCAAACTGGAATTACCCGATGGCACTGTTTTTGAAGAAGATATTCCTTTTGGTGAAATGCGTTTAATTCCCTGCGGAGTAGGCCAAATAGCTAAAGCAACACTGAAAACGCATAGTGGCTTGATTCTGGATAGCGAAAAGAAGAAAGAAATG is from Candidatus Cloacimonas sp. and encodes:
- a CDS encoding glutamate mutase L; this encodes MQYDEKRLARIVATDCGSTTTKAILIEWVDGEFRQTIRGEAPTTVEAPLNDVTKGVINATQELEELARLKYHNPNIKFMENGKFVIPRKGDIGVDAYVSTSSAGGGLQMMVTGVVASMTGESAERAALGAGAIVMDLIASNDKRMNHEKIERIRELRPDMILMAGGEDGGTVKHVVEMAELVASADPKPRLGSAYKLPVIYAGNKDAREEIIKALGEKVDLIITDNIRPKLEIENLLPAREKIHNLFMEHVMKQAPGYNKLMEWTVGPDHEQVPIMPTPAAVGNIMQAIAKDENIEVVGVDIGGATTDVFSVFTKDFIFNRTVSANLGLSYSISNVLASAGLENIMRWVPFDIDESELRNMIKNKMIRPTTIPSLLEELVLEQAIAKEALRLAFEQHKSFASSLKGMQKQRDISEAFSQSVSGETIVNMMTLNLLVGSGGVLSHAPRRNQTVLMLIDAFLPEGITRLSVDSIFMMPHLGVLSEISAKAATEVFRKDCMVYLGTCVAPVGKCKIGKPALYAKLELPDGTVFEEDIPFGEMRLIPCGVGQIAKATLKTHSGLILDSEKKKEMTVDLYGGVVGIVLDTRGRQPFVLPADKTERIAALKKWMKELKIYPEHILS